The Pogona vitticeps strain Pit_001003342236 chromosome 3, PviZW2.1, whole genome shotgun sequence genome includes a window with the following:
- the MMRN2 gene encoding multimerin-2 isoform X1, producing MIAKILLLCGTIELVQSDVRSRYPHGHKPWAQDHRMPTNPQRSSLPEEHWEREVGSEETPSQASVTAIERDNYDAGYHPSRNGNWCSSVRSRLVTYTAVCQTEKYIIKSQQPCPNGTPDCQKIMYRAALKPVYQVKQKVVSSLYWKCCPGYIGKDCEHHEPNFLPASADQLGSWEEDRETFSSQTGEIIETQQRHEALLEDLQNDIHQAASHLGALQKAFHPNVSSTRGEASHNDSNQRAVWAAKSAEGQEQFLQQMLFPHVENFLRLHFHPVWASFNKSLQDLSIALKNLSQNVEANRRNIESFQESTVPKKDFQELGTKFESKIQDNVLKVEQMKREIESHFHQQQAAIHYNLTMIKADIDNKLKRNHKIQHMSFSALNHSIIDMRQEQNKLQGELEVLSRNLVFPVQLGSQNEPFADIDVQVLNQTLTEHAEQLKELYKESEEDYQELTRSISNLKVNLRQNIEEFRVDLIEKDLILEEYREDMERKILVLNDTLANIEQGHWDLQRSLKACHCENLPLGNKEDQMNISQINREEIKQLEARLKDLAAAFPLIHHSIDFQQEQSRKLEGSMSLLKFHTETLSENIGTLKENDERMHGHIKYLNSSFNSLLMDAMRHEKALVAVLGDEIMDALSEDDSGTFFSPPNHQQVLDIRLILDHLKKQNVTLESLRDRIHSLEMEHENDSSAGKSTKQPVPEKEAEDIVQEVNSEHDRVKHMEPNHEAAMEDALDNPAYHDIMTLKKEIEHISKEMKKYESQWNHTSFCCNHTRVNFMEPLTISVENLREDLATTQQSFEEHLQIFQKLFGSNKELAAANISLDVAKIQSLVGRRMRKQLKVQDHQKIRDKKETNVRREGTLNGRNKIYLENMETGTAVAFYVRYPEDGASMSYLNGTYLNYGGGFYPEHGYFKSPQSGIYMIAISMELPPGPALGQLVFSNGHRMTLMSYKKIKANGGPMTIFALVELKKGEHMSFELVQGASVKQEPAGLSMAGFLIFKT from the exons GAACTGGTGCTCCTCTGTTCGGTCCCGGCTGGTCACGTACACAGCTGTATGCCAGACAGAGAAATATATCATAAAGTCACAGCAGCCATGTCCAAATGGGACGCCAGATTGCCAGAAGATCAT GTACAGAGCAGCTCTCAAGCCGGTCTACCAGGTAAAACAAAAAGTTGTGAGCTCTCTGTATTGGAAGTGCTGTCCTGGCTACATTGGCAAGGACTGTGAACACCACG AGCCGAATTTCTTGCCGGCATCCGCTGATCAGCTaggaagctgggaagaagacAGAGAAACATTCTCAAGCCAAA CAGGAGAAATCATAGAAACCCAGCAGAGACATGAAGCCCTGCTGGAGGACCTGCAGAATGATATTCACCAGGCAGCAAGTCACTTGGGGGCCCTGCAGAAGGCGTTTCACCCTAATGTCAGCAGCACAAGGGGAGAAGCAAGCCACAACGACTCCAACCAGAGAGCAGTTTGGGCAGCTAAGAGTGCAG AAGGGCAGGAGCAATTCCTTCAGCAAATGCTTTTTCCCCATGTGGAGAATTTCTTAAGGCTCCATTTTCACCCAGTCTGGGCAAGCTTCAATAAAAGTCTACAGGATCTTTCTATTGCCCTGAAAAACCTTTCACAAAATGTCGAGGCCAATCGGAGAAACATAGAGAGCTTCCAAGAAAGCACCGTGCCCAAGAAAGATTTCCAAGAGCTTGGGACAAAGTTTGAATCCAAAATTCAAGATAATGTCCTGAAAGTGGAGCAGATGAAGAGAGAAATTGAGAGTCATTTCCAtcaacagcaggcagccattcacTACAATCTCACCATGATCAAAGCAGACATTGACAACAAGCTCAAGAGAAACCACAAAATACAACATATGTCTTTTTCAGCGTTAAACCACAGCATCATAGACATGAGACAAGAGCAAAATAAACTCCAAGGAGAGCTTGAGGTTCTGAGCAGAAACCTAGTCTTCCCCGTACAACTTGGTAGCCAAAATGAGCCATTTGCTGACATAGACGTTCAAGTTCTCAATCAGACCCTGACAGAGCATGCTGAACAGCTAAAAGAACTTTATAAGGAGTCTGAAGAGGACTATCAAGAACTAACTCGATCAATCAGTAACTTAAAAGTCAACTTAAGGCAGAACATAGAGGAGTTCAGGGTAGATTTAATTGAAAAGGATCTTATATTAGAGGAATACAGAGAAGATATGGAAAGAAAAATTCTAGTTCTCAATGATACTCTGGCCAATATTGAACAAGGCCACTGGGATCTACAGAGGTCTTTAAAAGCATGTCATTGTGAAAATCTGCCTCTAGGCAATAAAGAAGATCAAATGAACATCAGCCAAATaaacagagaagaaataaagCAGCTGGAGGCACGATTAAAAGACCTTGCTGCAGCTTTCCCCCTAATACACCACTCTATAGATTTCCAACAGGAACAGAGCCGGAAATTGGAAGGCAGCATGTCTCTTCTTAAGTTCCACACTGAaacactgtctgaaaatattggAACCCTGAAGGAAAATGATGAGAGGATGCATGGGCACATCAAATATCTCAATAGCTCTTTCAACTCTCTGCTCATGGATGCAATGAGACATGAGAAAGCACTTGTAGCTGTGCTTGGGGATGAAATTATGGACGCCTTGTCCGAAGATGACTCTGGCACCTTTTTCTCACCCCCAAATCATCAGCAGGTGTTGGATATCAGATTGATCTTAGATCATCTAAAGAAGCAAAATGTTACATTAGAATCCCTTAGAGACAGAATTCATTCTCTGGAGATGGAACATGAGAACGATTCCAGTGCCGGTAAATCTACTAAACAGCCTGTCCCTGAGAAGGAGGCAGAAGATATTGTGCAAGAGGTCAACTCTGAACATGACAGAGTGAAACATATGGAACCAAACCATGAAGCTGCCATGGAGGATGCTCTTGACAATCCAGCCTATCATGATATCATGACTCTAAAGAAAGAGATTGAACACATCAGCAAGGAAATGAAGAAATATGAATCACAATGGAATCACACTAGTTTCTGCTGTAATCATACCAGAGTCAATTTTATGGAACCACTCACTATTTCAGTGGAGAACCTGAGGGAAGACCTTGCAACAACCCAACAAAGCTTTGAAGAGCACCTACagatttttcaaaaactgtttggAAGCAACAAAGAATTAGCTGCTGCAAATATAAGTCTAGATGTTGCAAAGATTCAGTCACTGGTAGGCAGAAGGATGAGAAAGCAACTGAAAGTTCAGGACCATCAAAAAATAAGGGACAAGAAGGAGACCAATGTTCGCCGAGAAGGAACTTTAAATGGAAGAAACAAGATATACTTGGAGAACATGGAGACAG GCACAGCTGTGGCTTTTTATGTGAGGTATCCAGAAGATGGAGCATCTATGTCATACCTCAACGGAACATATCTTAATTATGGAGGAGGTTTCTATCCTGAACATGGTTACTTTAAGTCACCTCAGAGTGGTATCTATATGATTGCTATCAGTATGGAACTTCCTCCAGGGCCTGCTTTGGGGCAACTAGTTTTCAGCAATGGACACAGAATGACACTAATGAGCTATAAGAAGATAAAGGCAAATGGAGGCCCCATGACTATTTTTGCACTAGTAGAGCTGAAGAAAGGTGAACACATGTCATTTGAACTGGTGCAAGGTGCCTCAGTAAAGCAGGAGCCAGCTGGTTTGAGTATGGCAGGATTTCTGATATTCAAAACTTGA
- the MMRN2 gene encoding multimerin-2 isoform X2: MIAKILLLCGTIELVQSDVRSRYPHGHKPWAQDHRMPTNPQRSSLPEEHWEREVGSEETPSQASVTAIERDNYDAGYHPSRNGNWCSSVRSRLVTYTAVCQTEKYIIKSQQPCPNGTPDCQKIMYRAALKPVYQVKQKVVSSLYWKCCPGYIGKDCEHHEPNFLPASADQLGSWEEDRETFSSQREIIETQQRHEALLEDLQNDIHQAASHLGALQKAFHPNVSSTRGEASHNDSNQRAVWAAKSAEGQEQFLQQMLFPHVENFLRLHFHPVWASFNKSLQDLSIALKNLSQNVEANRRNIESFQESTVPKKDFQELGTKFESKIQDNVLKVEQMKREIESHFHQQQAAIHYNLTMIKADIDNKLKRNHKIQHMSFSALNHSIIDMRQEQNKLQGELEVLSRNLVFPVQLGSQNEPFADIDVQVLNQTLTEHAEQLKELYKESEEDYQELTRSISNLKVNLRQNIEEFRVDLIEKDLILEEYREDMERKILVLNDTLANIEQGHWDLQRSLKACHCENLPLGNKEDQMNISQINREEIKQLEARLKDLAAAFPLIHHSIDFQQEQSRKLEGSMSLLKFHTETLSENIGTLKENDERMHGHIKYLNSSFNSLLMDAMRHEKALVAVLGDEIMDALSEDDSGTFFSPPNHQQVLDIRLILDHLKKQNVTLESLRDRIHSLEMEHENDSSAGKSTKQPVPEKEAEDIVQEVNSEHDRVKHMEPNHEAAMEDALDNPAYHDIMTLKKEIEHISKEMKKYESQWNHTSFCCNHTRVNFMEPLTISVENLREDLATTQQSFEEHLQIFQKLFGSNKELAAANISLDVAKIQSLVGRRMRKQLKVQDHQKIRDKKETNVRREGTLNGRNKIYLENMETGTAVAFYVRYPEDGASMSYLNGTYLNYGGGFYPEHGYFKSPQSGIYMIAISMELPPGPALGQLVFSNGHRMTLMSYKKIKANGGPMTIFALVELKKGEHMSFELVQGASVKQEPAGLSMAGFLIFKT; this comes from the exons GAACTGGTGCTCCTCTGTTCGGTCCCGGCTGGTCACGTACACAGCTGTATGCCAGACAGAGAAATATATCATAAAGTCACAGCAGCCATGTCCAAATGGGACGCCAGATTGCCAGAAGATCAT GTACAGAGCAGCTCTCAAGCCGGTCTACCAGGTAAAACAAAAAGTTGTGAGCTCTCTGTATTGGAAGTGCTGTCCTGGCTACATTGGCAAGGACTGTGAACACCACG AGCCGAATTTCTTGCCGGCATCCGCTGATCAGCTaggaagctgggaagaagacAGAGAAACATTCTCAAGCCAAA GAGAAATCATAGAAACCCAGCAGAGACATGAAGCCCTGCTGGAGGACCTGCAGAATGATATTCACCAGGCAGCAAGTCACTTGGGGGCCCTGCAGAAGGCGTTTCACCCTAATGTCAGCAGCACAAGGGGAGAAGCAAGCCACAACGACTCCAACCAGAGAGCAGTTTGGGCAGCTAAGAGTGCAG AAGGGCAGGAGCAATTCCTTCAGCAAATGCTTTTTCCCCATGTGGAGAATTTCTTAAGGCTCCATTTTCACCCAGTCTGGGCAAGCTTCAATAAAAGTCTACAGGATCTTTCTATTGCCCTGAAAAACCTTTCACAAAATGTCGAGGCCAATCGGAGAAACATAGAGAGCTTCCAAGAAAGCACCGTGCCCAAGAAAGATTTCCAAGAGCTTGGGACAAAGTTTGAATCCAAAATTCAAGATAATGTCCTGAAAGTGGAGCAGATGAAGAGAGAAATTGAGAGTCATTTCCAtcaacagcaggcagccattcacTACAATCTCACCATGATCAAAGCAGACATTGACAACAAGCTCAAGAGAAACCACAAAATACAACATATGTCTTTTTCAGCGTTAAACCACAGCATCATAGACATGAGACAAGAGCAAAATAAACTCCAAGGAGAGCTTGAGGTTCTGAGCAGAAACCTAGTCTTCCCCGTACAACTTGGTAGCCAAAATGAGCCATTTGCTGACATAGACGTTCAAGTTCTCAATCAGACCCTGACAGAGCATGCTGAACAGCTAAAAGAACTTTATAAGGAGTCTGAAGAGGACTATCAAGAACTAACTCGATCAATCAGTAACTTAAAAGTCAACTTAAGGCAGAACATAGAGGAGTTCAGGGTAGATTTAATTGAAAAGGATCTTATATTAGAGGAATACAGAGAAGATATGGAAAGAAAAATTCTAGTTCTCAATGATACTCTGGCCAATATTGAACAAGGCCACTGGGATCTACAGAGGTCTTTAAAAGCATGTCATTGTGAAAATCTGCCTCTAGGCAATAAAGAAGATCAAATGAACATCAGCCAAATaaacagagaagaaataaagCAGCTGGAGGCACGATTAAAAGACCTTGCTGCAGCTTTCCCCCTAATACACCACTCTATAGATTTCCAACAGGAACAGAGCCGGAAATTGGAAGGCAGCATGTCTCTTCTTAAGTTCCACACTGAaacactgtctgaaaatattggAACCCTGAAGGAAAATGATGAGAGGATGCATGGGCACATCAAATATCTCAATAGCTCTTTCAACTCTCTGCTCATGGATGCAATGAGACATGAGAAAGCACTTGTAGCTGTGCTTGGGGATGAAATTATGGACGCCTTGTCCGAAGATGACTCTGGCACCTTTTTCTCACCCCCAAATCATCAGCAGGTGTTGGATATCAGATTGATCTTAGATCATCTAAAGAAGCAAAATGTTACATTAGAATCCCTTAGAGACAGAATTCATTCTCTGGAGATGGAACATGAGAACGATTCCAGTGCCGGTAAATCTACTAAACAGCCTGTCCCTGAGAAGGAGGCAGAAGATATTGTGCAAGAGGTCAACTCTGAACATGACAGAGTGAAACATATGGAACCAAACCATGAAGCTGCCATGGAGGATGCTCTTGACAATCCAGCCTATCATGATATCATGACTCTAAAGAAAGAGATTGAACACATCAGCAAGGAAATGAAGAAATATGAATCACAATGGAATCACACTAGTTTCTGCTGTAATCATACCAGAGTCAATTTTATGGAACCACTCACTATTTCAGTGGAGAACCTGAGGGAAGACCTTGCAACAACCCAACAAAGCTTTGAAGAGCACCTACagatttttcaaaaactgtttggAAGCAACAAAGAATTAGCTGCTGCAAATATAAGTCTAGATGTTGCAAAGATTCAGTCACTGGTAGGCAGAAGGATGAGAAAGCAACTGAAAGTTCAGGACCATCAAAAAATAAGGGACAAGAAGGAGACCAATGTTCGCCGAGAAGGAACTTTAAATGGAAGAAACAAGATATACTTGGAGAACATGGAGACAG GCACAGCTGTGGCTTTTTATGTGAGGTATCCAGAAGATGGAGCATCTATGTCATACCTCAACGGAACATATCTTAATTATGGAGGAGGTTTCTATCCTGAACATGGTTACTTTAAGTCACCTCAGAGTGGTATCTATATGATTGCTATCAGTATGGAACTTCCTCCAGGGCCTGCTTTGGGGCAACTAGTTTTCAGCAATGGACACAGAATGACACTAATGAGCTATAAGAAGATAAAGGCAAATGGAGGCCCCATGACTATTTTTGCACTAGTAGAGCTGAAGAAAGGTGAACACATGTCATTTGAACTGGTGCAAGGTGCCTCAGTAAAGCAGGAGCCAGCTGGTTTGAGTATGGCAGGATTTCTGATATTCAAAACTTGA
- the MMRN2 gene encoding multimerin-2 isoform X3, with protein MIAKILLLCGTIELVQSDVRSRYPHGHKPWAQDHRMPTNPQRSSLPEEHWEREVGSEETPSQASVTAIERDNYDAGYHPSRNGNWCSSVRSRLVTYTAVCQTEKYIIKSQQPCPNGTPDCQKIMYRAALKPVYQVKQKVVSSLYWKCCPGYIGKDCEHHEPNFLPASADQLGSWEEDRETFSSQTGEIIETQQRHEALLEDLQNDIHQAASHLGALQKAFHPNVSSTRGEASHNDSNQRAVWAAKSAGQEQFLQQMLFPHVENFLRLHFHPVWASFNKSLQDLSIALKNLSQNVEANRRNIESFQESTVPKKDFQELGTKFESKIQDNVLKVEQMKREIESHFHQQQAAIHYNLTMIKADIDNKLKRNHKIQHMSFSALNHSIIDMRQEQNKLQGELEVLSRNLVFPVQLGSQNEPFADIDVQVLNQTLTEHAEQLKELYKESEEDYQELTRSISNLKVNLRQNIEEFRVDLIEKDLILEEYREDMERKILVLNDTLANIEQGHWDLQRSLKACHCENLPLGNKEDQMNISQINREEIKQLEARLKDLAAAFPLIHHSIDFQQEQSRKLEGSMSLLKFHTETLSENIGTLKENDERMHGHIKYLNSSFNSLLMDAMRHEKALVAVLGDEIMDALSEDDSGTFFSPPNHQQVLDIRLILDHLKKQNVTLESLRDRIHSLEMEHENDSSAGKSTKQPVPEKEAEDIVQEVNSEHDRVKHMEPNHEAAMEDALDNPAYHDIMTLKKEIEHISKEMKKYESQWNHTSFCCNHTRVNFMEPLTISVENLREDLATTQQSFEEHLQIFQKLFGSNKELAAANISLDVAKIQSLVGRRMRKQLKVQDHQKIRDKKETNVRREGTLNGRNKIYLENMETGTAVAFYVRYPEDGASMSYLNGTYLNYGGGFYPEHGYFKSPQSGIYMIAISMELPPGPALGQLVFSNGHRMTLMSYKKIKANGGPMTIFALVELKKGEHMSFELVQGASVKQEPAGLSMAGFLIFKT; from the exons GAACTGGTGCTCCTCTGTTCGGTCCCGGCTGGTCACGTACACAGCTGTATGCCAGACAGAGAAATATATCATAAAGTCACAGCAGCCATGTCCAAATGGGACGCCAGATTGCCAGAAGATCAT GTACAGAGCAGCTCTCAAGCCGGTCTACCAGGTAAAACAAAAAGTTGTGAGCTCTCTGTATTGGAAGTGCTGTCCTGGCTACATTGGCAAGGACTGTGAACACCACG AGCCGAATTTCTTGCCGGCATCCGCTGATCAGCTaggaagctgggaagaagacAGAGAAACATTCTCAAGCCAAA CAGGAGAAATCATAGAAACCCAGCAGAGACATGAAGCCCTGCTGGAGGACCTGCAGAATGATATTCACCAGGCAGCAAGTCACTTGGGGGCCCTGCAGAAGGCGTTTCACCCTAATGTCAGCAGCACAAGGGGAGAAGCAAGCCACAACGACTCCAACCAGAGAGCAGTTTGGGCAGCTAAGAGTGCAG GGCAGGAGCAATTCCTTCAGCAAATGCTTTTTCCCCATGTGGAGAATTTCTTAAGGCTCCATTTTCACCCAGTCTGGGCAAGCTTCAATAAAAGTCTACAGGATCTTTCTATTGCCCTGAAAAACCTTTCACAAAATGTCGAGGCCAATCGGAGAAACATAGAGAGCTTCCAAGAAAGCACCGTGCCCAAGAAAGATTTCCAAGAGCTTGGGACAAAGTTTGAATCCAAAATTCAAGATAATGTCCTGAAAGTGGAGCAGATGAAGAGAGAAATTGAGAGTCATTTCCAtcaacagcaggcagccattcacTACAATCTCACCATGATCAAAGCAGACATTGACAACAAGCTCAAGAGAAACCACAAAATACAACATATGTCTTTTTCAGCGTTAAACCACAGCATCATAGACATGAGACAAGAGCAAAATAAACTCCAAGGAGAGCTTGAGGTTCTGAGCAGAAACCTAGTCTTCCCCGTACAACTTGGTAGCCAAAATGAGCCATTTGCTGACATAGACGTTCAAGTTCTCAATCAGACCCTGACAGAGCATGCTGAACAGCTAAAAGAACTTTATAAGGAGTCTGAAGAGGACTATCAAGAACTAACTCGATCAATCAGTAACTTAAAAGTCAACTTAAGGCAGAACATAGAGGAGTTCAGGGTAGATTTAATTGAAAAGGATCTTATATTAGAGGAATACAGAGAAGATATGGAAAGAAAAATTCTAGTTCTCAATGATACTCTGGCCAATATTGAACAAGGCCACTGGGATCTACAGAGGTCTTTAAAAGCATGTCATTGTGAAAATCTGCCTCTAGGCAATAAAGAAGATCAAATGAACATCAGCCAAATaaacagagaagaaataaagCAGCTGGAGGCACGATTAAAAGACCTTGCTGCAGCTTTCCCCCTAATACACCACTCTATAGATTTCCAACAGGAACAGAGCCGGAAATTGGAAGGCAGCATGTCTCTTCTTAAGTTCCACACTGAaacactgtctgaaaatattggAACCCTGAAGGAAAATGATGAGAGGATGCATGGGCACATCAAATATCTCAATAGCTCTTTCAACTCTCTGCTCATGGATGCAATGAGACATGAGAAAGCACTTGTAGCTGTGCTTGGGGATGAAATTATGGACGCCTTGTCCGAAGATGACTCTGGCACCTTTTTCTCACCCCCAAATCATCAGCAGGTGTTGGATATCAGATTGATCTTAGATCATCTAAAGAAGCAAAATGTTACATTAGAATCCCTTAGAGACAGAATTCATTCTCTGGAGATGGAACATGAGAACGATTCCAGTGCCGGTAAATCTACTAAACAGCCTGTCCCTGAGAAGGAGGCAGAAGATATTGTGCAAGAGGTCAACTCTGAACATGACAGAGTGAAACATATGGAACCAAACCATGAAGCTGCCATGGAGGATGCTCTTGACAATCCAGCCTATCATGATATCATGACTCTAAAGAAAGAGATTGAACACATCAGCAAGGAAATGAAGAAATATGAATCACAATGGAATCACACTAGTTTCTGCTGTAATCATACCAGAGTCAATTTTATGGAACCACTCACTATTTCAGTGGAGAACCTGAGGGAAGACCTTGCAACAACCCAACAAAGCTTTGAAGAGCACCTACagatttttcaaaaactgtttggAAGCAACAAAGAATTAGCTGCTGCAAATATAAGTCTAGATGTTGCAAAGATTCAGTCACTGGTAGGCAGAAGGATGAGAAAGCAACTGAAAGTTCAGGACCATCAAAAAATAAGGGACAAGAAGGAGACCAATGTTCGCCGAGAAGGAACTTTAAATGGAAGAAACAAGATATACTTGGAGAACATGGAGACAG GCACAGCTGTGGCTTTTTATGTGAGGTATCCAGAAGATGGAGCATCTATGTCATACCTCAACGGAACATATCTTAATTATGGAGGAGGTTTCTATCCTGAACATGGTTACTTTAAGTCACCTCAGAGTGGTATCTATATGATTGCTATCAGTATGGAACTTCCTCCAGGGCCTGCTTTGGGGCAACTAGTTTTCAGCAATGGACACAGAATGACACTAATGAGCTATAAGAAGATAAAGGCAAATGGAGGCCCCATGACTATTTTTGCACTAGTAGAGCTGAAGAAAGGTGAACACATGTCATTTGAACTGGTGCAAGGTGCCTCAGTAAAGCAGGAGCCAGCTGGTTTGAGTATGGCAGGATTTCTGATATTCAAAACTTGA